Proteins encoded by one window of Pempheris klunzingeri isolate RE-2024b chromosome 14, fPemKlu1.hap1, whole genome shotgun sequence:
- the ubtd2 gene encoding ubiquitin domain-containing protein 2 produces MGGCVGSHHDSSGSLNENSDGTGVALGRNQPLKRERPKWKSDYPMTEGQLRSKRDEFWDTAPAFEGRKEIWDALRAAASAFESNDHLLAQAILDGASITLPHGALTECYDELGNRYQLPVYCLSPPVNMIEERSEEPDGSDPDSAATDPSTGSASNPGSGGECQLRLRLSTGRDLRLAVRSTDTVGMMKRRLQSQEGVPAATQRWFFSGRPLTDRLRLDQLNISRDYVVQVILSQPPPPEPVSTPGHTPEASGAVAVQGVAALPQEPTPVEN; encoded by the exons ATGGGTGGCTGTGTCGGGAGCCACCACGACTCCTCTGGCAGCTTAAACGAGAACTCGGACGGCACCGGAG tGGCTCTAGGGCGTAACCAGCCCCTGAAGAGAGAGCGGCCTAAATGGAAAAGTGACTACCCGATGACTGAAGGCCAGCTGCGCAGCAAGAGAGATGAGTTCTGGGATACGGCGCCAGCATTCGAGGGCCGGAAGGAGATCTGGGATGCGCTGCGGGCTGCGGCCAGCGCCTTTGAGAGCAATGACCACCTGCTGGCTCAGGCCATCCTCGATGGAGCCAGCATCACACTGCCGCACG GAGCTCTGACTGAATGCTACGATGAGCTGGGGAATCGATACCAGCTGCCTGTCTACTGCCTCTCTCCTCCCGTCAACATGATTGAAGAGCGCTCTGAAGAGCCAGACGGTTCAGATCCAGACTCCGCAGCCACAGACCCGTCTACGGGCAGTGCCAGCAACCCTGGCTCAGGGGGGGAGTGCCAGCTTCGGCTCCGGCTCTCCACGGGTCGTGACCTCCGGCTGGCGGTCCGCTCCACGGACACAGTGGGCATGATGAAGCGTCGCCTACAAAGTCAGGAGGGTGTGCCTGCTGCAACCCAGCGGTGGTTTTTCTCAGGTCGGccactgactgacaggctgCGCTTGGACCAACTCAACATCTCCAGGGACTACGTAGTGCAGGTGATCCTCAGCCAGCCGCCACCGCCGGAGCCGGTATCAACACCAGGACACACACCAGAGGCGTCTGGGGCAGTGGCAGTGCAAGGGGTGGCTGCACTGCCACAAGAGCCCACGCCAGTGGAGAATTAA